CGACGGCGGAATCCGCGACCTCGTCCAGATCCTCGACCGCGCGGTAAATTTCGGCGGTGCCGATGCGAACGCCGCTGGGATTGAGCGTCGCGTCCGAACGCCCGTAAATGATCAGGCCGTCGTTCTCGGTCAGTTCGGCGTAATCGCCGTGATGCCAAACGTTCGGGTAACGGGAAAAATATGTCTTGAAATACAATTGGTTGCCGGGGTCGTTCCAGAAACCCAGCGGGCGCGATGGAAACGGCGCGGTACACACCAGTTCGCCCTTTTCGCCGCGCACCGAGCGCCCGGCATCGTCGAAGACCTCCACCTTCATGCCCAAGGTCAGGGCCTGCATCTCGCCGCGCCACACGGGTCCGATCGGGTTGCCGTTGGCGAAGGTGGCGACCAACTCGGTGCCGCCGGAAATCGACGACAGCCGGACGTCCGGCTTGATCGCCTCATAGACGAAATCGAAGCTCTCGGGCGCGAGCGGCGCGCCGGTGGATACCACCGTGTCCAGCGCCGACAAGTCGAACCCGCCGCAGGGACGCACGCCGGCCTTGCGGAGGGCATCCAGGTATTTGGGCGAGGTGCCGAAGATCGCGATCCGCTCGTCCGCGGCAATTCGGAACAGGGCATCGGGCGTCGGATAGAACGGCGATCCGTCGTACATCAGGATGGTTCCACCCGGCCCCAAGGCGGTCACCAGGGTGTACCACATGTTCCAGCCGGTGGTGGTGAAGTAAAAGAAGATGTCGCCGCGCTTGACGTCGAATTGCAGCCATTGTTCCTCGAACAGCTTGATGAGAGCGCGGCCGGCGGCGTGGACGATGCACTTGGGCAGGCCGGTGGTACCGGAGGTAAAGAACACGAACGCCGGCTGGTCGAAGGGGAAACGACGAAACGAGATCGCTCCGCCAGGGATACCGGCCAACAGTTCGTCGAGCGCGACTGCCGCGGGCAGATCCGTCTTCGCCGACGTGGCGGAGACATAGGGCACGATCACGACCTTTTCGATCGACCGCAACCGGCGGCATACCTGCGACAGCGTCGCCGTCAGATCGTGGCGCTTGCCATTGTAGTAATATCCGTCGACCGCGATGAGCGCCTTGGGGGCAATTTGCCCGATCCGATCAACGATCCCTTCCGGCCCGAAATCGGGAGAACACGACGACCACACGCCGCCGATCGCCGTGGTCGCCAGCATGAAGGCCAGGGCCTCCGGCATGTTCGGCAGGATGGCCGCGACCCGGTCGCCTACGTCGATACCGAGCGCGCGCAAGGCGCCGATCAGACGCGCCACCAGATCATGCAGCTGATCGTAGGTGAGCGTGCGGCGCAACCCGTCCTCGCGGCGAAAGATGACCGCCGGCGCGTCGCCCCGATGGCGCAGCAGGTTTTCGGCGAAATTGAGGCGCGCGTCGGGGAAGAAGCGTGCCGCCATCATGTCGTCGCCGTCGGCGAGGACCGTATCGCCGCGCATTTCAGCGACGATTCCGGTGAAATCCCAAACCGATTCCCAGAACGTCTCCGGCCGTGACACCGACCAGTCGTACAGTTGCCGATAATTGGTCAGCGCGAGTCCCCGGCCGGACTCGAGGGCGCGCATGAACGCCGTCACATTCGACCGGGCCACACGAGCGTCCGACGGCGACCACATCGGTTTTTGCATGGGACGCCTCCGTTATCCCGTTGACGACGTTCCTTTGGCTTTTTTCTTCGTCCGGGCGTTGGCGCGGATCCTATTCTAGAAATTCAGCGGGTAGTCGCCGAATTCGCGCACCACATCGCGCATCGCCATGACGTTCGCCGGATTGCTGTCGCGCGGCACGGCGCAATCGTTGCTCATGACGTAGCGCATGCTCGGTGCCCCCTTTTTAATGCATTCGATCGCTTCCCTGCGGACCGACTCCGGCGTGCCACGCAGGACGTTATCGACCGAACGGACGTTACCCATGATGACTACATCCTTGGCGTACTTGGGGCAGAAATCGGCCAGATCGACCTTGTCGCAGTGGAGCATGTCGACACCCTCGACGCAGAGGTCGTAACGATCGTCCCAGTTGCCGCAAGTGTGGAAATTAATGCCCATGGCGCCGTGCGCTTTCAGCGCCTTGAACATCCGTACGCTGTAGGGATGAGCAAATTCCTTGAACGCGTCGAGTGAGATGCACTCGTAGTTGGCGACCGGGTTCGACGTGGTGATGATGTCGGCGCCGGCGTCGATCAGGGCCTTGCCATAAGCCGTGCAGTTGGCCAAGGTAAATTCCATCAGGTCCTTGACGAAGATCGGATCGTCGTAAATGTCGAGATAAAGCGTGGTATTACCGCGAATCATGCAGCCCGTGCGGAAAGGCGGCGACGCCCAGGCGATAACCGGAACGTCGGGACCAACCGCCTTTTTCAGGCCGCGCACGACGTCCAGGAGATACGGCATATAACCGTTGGTCAGGGGATCGACCGGCTTCAGTTTGGCGAGATCGGACCGTTCTTTGATGACCGGTTCGTGAATCCACGGCGGGTCGTCGTCGGGAAATTCCATCTTGGCGCCGAGCGCCGCGTCCACCGCCGGCGTGCACCAGATGTCCCAGACGCCGTCGGTCTCGAAATCTTCGAGAATCTTCAGTTGAGATTCGATGTAGAGCTGGGGATTTTTATACGCCTCGTGGTGCTTATGACCGGAATAGCGGATTCCAAACTCGCGCGAGGTGATCAGAAACGGCACGCGATCGGGCTGCCGTTTGTTGAGCACGGCCGACATCCGCTCCATCGGAGTCATTTTCTTGGTTGCCATCGACTTCTTGCCTCTTTTCCCATCTCAGTGTTCAACGGTATGCGCCGTGCCGCGCTTCACGCGGCCATGTGGGCACCGACCTCATCGCCGTTGATGAAGTTGCCGTTCCAACCGGATTGCGTCAGCTTTTTGGCCAGCTCGATCGCCGCCAGGGCGTTGGAGGCGTAGCCATCAGCGCCGATTTCCTGTGCGAACTCGGGCGACACGGGCGCCCCGCCGCTCATGAATCGGACCTTATCGCGGTAACCGTTGTCGGCGAAGTATTGGATCGTCGTCTTGTGATTCATCATGGTGGTGGCCAACAGCGCCGACATGCCGACAAGATCGGCGTTGACCTCCTTGACTTTGGCCAGGAACGCCTCCGGGCGGACGTTGACGCCGCAGTTGTGGACGACGAAGCCGGCGCTTTCGAGCATGATGCCGACCAGATTTTGTCCGATGTCGTGCAGATCGCCCTGAACGGTGCCGAGAACGCAGACGCCCGTCGGCTTGTTGTTGGCCTTGACCAGCAGTGGCTTGAGCACATCGACGCCCGCCTTCATCGCGCGCGCGCTGATCAGCACCTCGGGGATGAACGCCGCCTGACGCTTGAATCGCTCACCGACAACGGCGAGACCGGCCTGAAGGCCGTTGATCAGCACGTCGTAAGGCGGCATGCCGGTCTTGAGGGCTGCATCGACGGCGGCCGGAACTTCTTGGTTCTTTCCGGTTTCGACCAAATCGGCGAGGTGCTTCAGTGCCGCCAGCTGCTCCGGTGTGCCTGTGATCGCTTTACGCTTGCCGGTAACGGGATCGATGATTTCCATGACTGTCTCCTGATGATGCGCCGGGACGCGCGGCTCGCCCGCGGGGTCGACCGATAAATTCCGCAATCTCAATCAGGATATTTTGCCCCTTAGAGAAACATCAAATCAAACGATAATATCTAAGCAATTTAGATCAGTTTTTTAGATATATCGTCGGTCAAGGGGCTTTCGTCGGCCGACGTGAATGGCCGTCGTCTATATCCGGAAAATCGGCGCAAACAGGCGAAACTGCCGGGTTCCGAAGAGTCTCCTCGGATAGGGATCGGCCGGACCTCAGGCGCCGCGGCCGAGCCACTCCGTCAGCACACTGGCGTTATGCTGCCCCAATTCGGGCGGTTCGCGGTACACCTCGAAGCGGTGTCCGGAAATAGCGACCGGAAATGCGGTCGTTCGCGTCTCGACGCCGTTTGGCAGGCGCAACGCCCGCACCAAGTCCATGGCGGCGACCTGCGGATCGGCGAGAATTTCCGGATAGGTGTTGATCGGCGCGCACGGTACGCCGCGCCGGTCCATTTCCGCCAGCCATTCGGCCGCGGTCTTTTCGAGAAACAACGGCGCAAGGATCGCCAGTAGGTCGTCCTGGTTCTTGGCGCGCAGCAATTGCGAGGTGAAGCGCGGATCGCGCGCGAGATCGGGCCTGCCGACCGCATCGCAAACGCTTTCCCACAGCTTGTCATTGCCGGCGGCGATGATGAAATAATCGTCCTTGGCCTTGAACGCCCGGTAGGGGGCGTTGCGGGGGTGCGCCGAACCGAGCGCGCGCGGCGCCTTGCCAGTGCCGAAATACTCGCTGGTTTGCAGGGCGGCGACGCCAATCAGACTGCCGAGCATCGAACAGTCGATATAGCAGCCCTCGCCCGCTTCGCGCGCCCGCATCACGCCGACGGCAATGCAGTAGGCCGCGTAGAGTCCGGCGCAAAAATCCCCGACCGGAACGCCGCACTTGACCGGCGACCGGCCCTCTTCGCCGGTCACGCTCATGATGCCGCTCATGCCCTGGACGGTGACATCGAACGCGCCCTTGTGCGCGTAGGGGCCGGTTTGACCGTAACCGGAGATCGAGCAGTAGACGATTCGGGGATTGACCGCCTTGAGATCGTCATAGCCGAGGCCGAGCCGCTTCAACACCCCGGCGCGGAAATTTTCCACCACCACGTCGGCGACCCTAGCCAGTTCGCGCAACTTGGCAAGATCGCCCGGATTCTTCAGGTCGAATGCAACGCTCCGCTTGTTGCGGTTCAGGGACGCAAAATTTTCCGAAAAGACCGGTCCGTTACCCCGGGCGGACAAGGGCGGCCAATCGCGCATGCCGTCGCCGCCGTCGGGGCGCTCGACTTTGACCACGTCGGCGCCGAGATCGGCCAGCAAGGAGCCCGTGAACGGCCCAGCTGCGATCTGGCCGAACTCGAGAACACGAAGACCCGCGAGCGGGCCGTGGCCGTTGCGGCGTTGGTTCGGCATGGACGCGGCGACCATCGACGCGAGTCCGGAGACTTATTCCGCCGCGCGCGGGGATTGGGCGCGGGCCGCCTGCTCCTCGCGCACTTTGGCCGAAAACATCTGGCGGATGCGGCGTAGCCCTTTGTCGGGCCGAAGGAACAGTTCGGAATAGCCTTCATCCGGTACCTCGAACATCTCCTGCTGCTTTTCCAGCGCCCAACGGTCCTGAGCGACGACGTTGGGAAACATGGATGCCACCCGCTTGGCGGTCGACATGTTGGGATCGCCGGCCGAACGATGATCCGCCTTGCAGTTGAGAATCCAGCGCCAGACGAGATTGCGTTCGTCGACGGGCGTGTGGCTGTGCATCAGCACGTAACCGCGCTCCATGTCGGTGCCCAGCTTGCCCGGCGGCGCGTTACGCATCACCACCCGACAGAATCCGAAGCTCTGCATGCAGTGGGTATGATGGCGATCGACGATCGGGTAAATGAACCAGTCCTGCAAGTACGGCGGTTGCTTGTAGTTTTCCACCTTGCGGATGGTCATCACGTATTTGTTTCCATCGACTTCCCCTTCCTCCAGCTCGATGGGGATTTTGCTGTTTTCGATGTCACCGATGTTGCCGTCGTGCAGCGGATAAAAATGGGTAATGTCGAGCAGATTCTCGATCAGCAGCATATAGTTGGCGCCGACGCGCATCGGTTCGGAATGGATCGTTTCCCACGCCGGATCGATCACCTCGGGCGTGCGCGGCGGCTTGCTTTCGCCCGACTTCGCCGGATCCCCCGGCCATACCCAGACGATTCCGTCCTGCTCGATCGCCGGGATTTGCGGCACCCGCGCCTGCGGCGGAATCGGCA
This DNA window, taken from Rhodospirillales bacterium, encodes the following:
- a CDS encoding acetoacetate--CoA ligase; its protein translation is MQKPMWSPSDARVARSNVTAFMRALESGRGLALTNYRQLYDWSVSRPETFWESVWDFTGIVAEMRGDTVLADGDDMMAARFFPDARLNFAENLLRHRGDAPAVIFRREDGLRRTLTYDQLHDLVARLIGALRALGIDVGDRVAAILPNMPEALAFMLATTAIGGVWSSCSPDFGPEGIVDRIGQIAPKALIAVDGYYYNGKRHDLTATLSQVCRRLRSIEKVVIVPYVSATSAKTDLPAAVALDELLAGIPGGAISFRRFPFDQPAFVFFTSGTTGLPKCIVHAAGRALIKLFEEQWLQFDVKRGDIFFYFTTTGWNMWYTLVTALGPGGTILMYDGSPFYPTPDALFRIAADERIAIFGTSPKYLDALRKAGVRPCGGFDLSALDTVVSTGAPLAPESFDFVYEAIKPDVRLSSISGGTELVATFANGNPIGPVWRGEMQALTLGMKVEVFDDAGRSVRGEKGELVCTAPFPSRPLGFWNDPGNQLYFKTYFSRYPNVWHHGDYAELTENDGLIIYGRSDATLNPSGVRIGTAEIYRAVEDLDEVADSAVVGQEWNGDTRVLLFVKLRDGFALDEALAEKIKSRIRRYATPRHVPAKIVEVTDIPYTVNGKKMELAIANVIHGRPVKNLGAAANPGALDQFRNRAELTA
- a CDS encoding cobalamin-binding protein, with the translated sequence MAALKHLADLVETGKNQEVPAAVDAALKTGMPPYDVLINGLQAGLAVVGERFKRQAAFIPEVLISARAMKAGVDVLKPLLVKANNKPTGVCVLGTVQGDLHDIGQNLVGIMLESAGFVVHNCGVNVRPEAFLAKVKEVNADLVGMSALLATTMMNHKTTIQYFADNGYRDKVRFMSGGAPVSPEFAQEIGADGYASNALAAIELAKKLTQSGWNGNFINGDEVGAHMAA
- a CDS encoding CoA transferase, encoding MPNQRRNGHGPLAGLRVLEFGQIAAGPFTGSLLADLGADVVKVERPDGGDGMRDWPPLSARGNGPVFSENFASLNRNKRSVAFDLKNPGDLAKLRELARVADVVVENFRAGVLKRLGLGYDDLKAVNPRIVYCSISGYGQTGPYAHKGAFDVTVQGMSGIMSVTGEEGRSPVKCGVPVGDFCAGLYAAYCIAVGVMRAREAGEGCYIDCSMLGSLIGVAALQTSEYFGTGKAPRALGSAHPRNAPYRAFKAKDDYFIIAAGNDKLWESVCDAVGRPDLARDPRFTSQLLRAKNQDDLLAILAPLFLEKTAAEWLAEMDRRGVPCAPINTYPEILADPQVAAMDLVRALRLPNGVETRTTAFPVAISGHRFEVYREPPELGQHNASVLTEWLGRGA
- a CDS encoding aromatic ring-hydroxylating dioxygenase subunit alpha gives rise to the protein MAALGYVRNCWYVAGMSSEFPVEKLTGHKIAGRLIVVWRNKAGKIVALEDRCVHKRFPLSQSRLLPDGRLECGYHGLCYDNEGKCVFIPSQQDMPIPPQARVPQIPAIEQDGIVWVWPGDPAKSGESKPPRTPEVIDPAWETIHSEPMRVGANYMLLIENLLDITHFYPLHDGNIGDIENSKIPIELEEGEVDGNKYVMTIRKVENYKQPPYLQDWFIYPIVDRHHTHCMQSFGFCRVVMRNAPPGKLGTDMERGYVLMHSHTPVDERNLVWRWILNCKADHRSAGDPNMSTAKRVASMFPNVVAQDRWALEKQQEMFEVPDEGYSELFLRPDKGLRRIRQMFSAKVREEQAARAQSPRAAE